A single window of Pontibacillus chungwhensis DNA harbors:
- the ileS gene encoding isoleucine--tRNA ligase has translation MNYKETLLMPKTAFPMRGNLPNREPKMQQQWEEMNMYEKVQERTKGRPLFVLHDGPPYANGDLHMGHALNKVLKDFIVRYKSMAGFHAPYVPGWDTHGLPIEQALAKKKVNRKKMTVAEFREKCAEYALKQVDNQRTQFKQLGVRGDWDNPYITLNKDYEAAQIEVFGTMANKGYIYKGKKPVYWSPSSESALAEAEIEYQDKRSASIYVGFDVQETNGVLDGDETFIIWTTTPWTIPANQGIAVHPDLNYVKVKVDNHHYIIAEKLIDEVAEALEWSNPEIVKTYKGSELERVEAKHPLYDRTSLVVLGEHVTTDAGTGCVHTAPGHGEDDFWVGKQYGLDVLCPVDEKGYFTDEAPGYEGLFYDAANKDITEKLKEVGALLDLTFITHSYPHDWRTKKPTIFRATSQWFASIKDFREEILEEIKQTKWTPAWGETRLYNMVRDREDWCISRQRAWGVPIPVFYGEDGTPIITPETIQHVSDLFREHGSNVWFEREAKDLLPEGFTSEHSPNGTFTKEQDIMDVWFDSGSSHQAVLHEREDLARPADLYLEGSDQYRGWFNSSLSTSVAVTGKAPFKGILSHGFALDGQGRKMSKSVGNVVVPDKVMKQLGADILRLWVASADYQADVRISDDILKQVSEVYRKIRNTFRFLLGNLHDFDPNTNYVEQENLQEVDRYMYLRLQELTSTVRKAYDEYEFSTIYHAVHNFCTIDLSSFYLDFAKDILYIEAKDDVRRRSIQTVYYEIVTSLTKLLSPILSHTADEVYQHIPGVEEESVQLTDLPEVQSVHNHEALKAKWDHFMGVRDDVLKALEEARAEKVIGKSLEAHVTIVPKDEQTKQLLESINHLEQLLIVSGAEVAETVSEAKEYDHVSVLVKAHSGEKCQRCWVVSEEIGASEAHPELCPRCASVVEEHYEA, from the coding sequence ATGAATTATAAAGAAACCCTGCTCATGCCTAAGACTGCGTTTCCGATGCGAGGGAACCTTCCGAATCGTGAGCCTAAGATGCAACAACAATGGGAAGAAATGAATATGTATGAAAAAGTGCAGGAGCGTACAAAAGGTCGTCCGCTCTTCGTTCTTCATGATGGACCTCCATATGCCAATGGAGATCTTCATATGGGACACGCACTTAATAAAGTATTAAAAGACTTTATCGTTCGCTATAAATCAATGGCTGGTTTCCATGCTCCTTATGTACCAGGGTGGGACACACACGGCTTACCGATTGAACAGGCGCTAGCGAAGAAGAAAGTAAACCGAAAGAAAATGACGGTTGCTGAATTCCGTGAAAAATGTGCGGAGTATGCGTTAAAGCAAGTTGATAATCAGCGCACTCAGTTCAAACAGCTAGGAGTACGTGGAGATTGGGACAATCCATATATTACGTTAAACAAAGACTATGAAGCGGCTCAAATTGAAGTCTTTGGTACAATGGCTAACAAAGGCTATATCTATAAAGGGAAAAAGCCGGTCTACTGGAGCCCTTCATCAGAGTCTGCGCTAGCAGAAGCTGAAATTGAATATCAAGACAAACGTTCGGCATCCATTTACGTAGGATTCGATGTACAGGAGACGAATGGTGTTTTAGATGGGGACGAAACGTTCATCATTTGGACAACAACGCCTTGGACGATTCCAGCGAATCAGGGGATAGCTGTGCATCCTGATCTTAACTATGTCAAAGTAAAAGTAGATAACCATCACTACATTATAGCTGAGAAGTTAATAGATGAAGTAGCAGAAGCATTAGAATGGTCAAACCCTGAAATTGTAAAAACATATAAAGGTAGTGAGCTAGAACGAGTAGAAGCAAAGCATCCTTTATATGATCGCACCTCCCTTGTTGTATTAGGAGAACACGTAACAACAGATGCTGGTACGGGTTGTGTACACACAGCGCCAGGACACGGGGAAGATGACTTTTGGGTTGGTAAACAATACGGACTTGACGTTCTTTGCCCTGTTGATGAGAAAGGTTATTTCACAGATGAGGCACCAGGGTATGAAGGCCTATTCTATGATGCAGCGAATAAAGATATTACAGAGAAATTAAAAGAAGTGGGAGCATTACTAGACTTAACATTTATTACTCACTCCTATCCACATGACTGGCGTACGAAGAAGCCAACGATCTTCCGTGCTACAAGCCAGTGGTTTGCTTCTATTAAAGATTTCCGAGAAGAAATTTTAGAAGAAATTAAACAAACAAAATGGACACCAGCATGGGGCGAAACACGTCTTTACAACATGGTTCGTGATCGTGAAGATTGGTGTATCTCTCGTCAGCGTGCATGGGGAGTACCAATTCCCGTATTTTACGGTGAAGACGGGACACCAATTATTACACCAGAAACCATTCAACATGTTTCCGATTTGTTCCGTGAACATGGTTCAAACGTTTGGTTTGAGCGCGAAGCAAAAGATTTACTTCCGGAAGGATTTACGTCAGAGCACAGTCCAAACGGAACCTTTACAAAAGAGCAGGATATTATGGATGTATGGTTTGATAGTGGTTCTTCTCATCAAGCTGTTCTTCATGAACGTGAAGATTTAGCGAGACCAGCAGACCTCTATTTAGAGGGTTCTGACCAGTATAGAGGTTGGTTCAACTCTTCTCTTTCTACGTCGGTTGCTGTAACAGGCAAAGCTCCATTTAAAGGCATCCTTAGCCATGGATTTGCTCTTGATGGACAAGGTCGTAAAATGAGTAAATCCGTAGGGAACGTTGTGGTGCCAGATAAGGTTATGAAGCAACTTGGTGCTGATATCCTTCGCCTTTGGGTCGCAAGCGCAGACTATCAGGCTGATGTTCGCATATCAGATGATATTTTAAAACAAGTATCAGAAGTCTACCGTAAAATTCGTAACACTTTCCGTTTCTTACTAGGAAACTTACATGACTTTGATCCGAACACTAATTATGTGGAGCAAGAAAACCTTCAAGAGGTAGACCGTTATATGTACCTTCGCCTGCAAGAGCTTACAAGCACGGTGAGAAAAGCATATGACGAGTATGAGTTCTCTACGATCTATCATGCCGTTCATAATTTCTGTACAATTGATTTAAGCTCATTCTACCTGGATTTTGCGAAAGACATTCTATATATTGAAGCAAAAGATGATGTGCGCCGACGTAGTATCCAAACCGTGTATTACGAAATCGTAACATCTCTTACAAAACTTCTTTCCCCAATCCTTTCTCATACAGCAGATGAGGTTTATCAGCATATCCCAGGTGTAGAAGAAGAGAGTGTGCAATTAACTGACTTACCAGAAGTTCAAAGCGTTCATAATCATGAAGCCTTAAAAGCAAAATGGGATCACTTCATGGGAGTACGTGATGATGTATTAAAAGCATTAGAGGAAGCGCGTGCTGAAAAAGTAATTGGTAAATCACTAGAAGCTCATGTAACGATCGTTCCGAAAGATGAACAAACGAAGCAGCTCCTAGAAAGCATCAATCATTTAGAACAGTTATTAATCGTTTCAGGTGCTGAAGTGGCAGAAACAGTTTCAGAAGCCAAGGAATATGACCATGTATCTGTTCTAGTGAAAGCTCATTCTGGAGAGAAGTGCCAGCGTTGCTGGGTGGTATCAGAAGAAATTGGAGCAAGTGAAGCTCATCCTGAACTTTGCCCACGCTGTGCTTCTGTTGTAGAAGAACACTATGAAGCATAA
- the lspA gene encoding signal peptidase II, with protein sequence MWYYMLAVVIILIDQATKWVIETQMKLLESIPVIENVFYITSHRNKGAAWGMLEGQLWFFYIITAFVIAFVVYYIQKYAKGNPILGLSLALILGGAIGNFIDRIFRKEVVDFLDVYIGSYDFPIFNVADSSLVVGVGLVFIATILDERKKGSAK encoded by the coding sequence TTGTGGTATTACATGTTAGCGGTTGTTATTATTCTTATTGACCAAGCAACAAAATGGGTAATTGAAACGCAAATGAAATTGCTTGAAAGCATCCCGGTAATTGAAAATGTATTTTATATTACGTCTCATCGTAATAAAGGGGCAGCTTGGGGTATGTTAGAAGGCCAGCTTTGGTTTTTCTATATTATAACAGCGTTTGTAATCGCCTTTGTGGTGTATTATATTCAGAAATATGCGAAAGGAAATCCTATACTCGGCCTGTCACTTGCACTTATCTTAGGCGGTGCTATTGGAAACTTTATTGATCGGATTTTCCGAAAAGAGGTCGTCGATTTTCTAGATGTATATATAGGTAGCTATGACTTTCCGATATTCAATGTAGCGGATTCATCTCTTGTCGTTGGTGTCGGTCTTGTCTTTATTGCTACAATTTTAGATGAACGGAAGAAAGGAAGCGCAAAATGA
- a CDS encoding RluA family pseudouridine synthase: MSLNSYTITSNEHNERLDKVLTALSEDASRAQVQVWIKDQHVTVNDSYQKSNYKCQEGDLLSWEVPEPEPMEVLAEDIPLDIVYEDQDVIVVNKPKGMVVHPSAGHNSGTLVNALLYHCQDLSGINGVMRPGIVHRIDKDTSGLLMVAKNDKAHTSLAEQLSDKSVERKYVALVSGVIHHEYGTIDAPIGRDPKDRQKMGVVEGGKNAVTHFKVLDRFEEHTLVECVLETGRTHQIRVHMNYIEHPIVGDPKYGPRKTLDLNGQALHAKELGFTHPSTGEYLHFNSELPVELEQVLVDLTK, encoded by the coding sequence ATGAGTTTAAATTCCTACACAATAACATCAAATGAACATAATGAGAGATTAGATAAAGTCCTAACAGCCTTGAGCGAAGACGCTTCACGTGCTCAAGTACAAGTTTGGATAAAGGATCAACATGTTACCGTAAATGATTCTTATCAGAAAAGTAACTATAAATGTCAGGAAGGGGATTTATTATCATGGGAAGTTCCTGAACCTGAGCCAATGGAAGTGCTAGCAGAAGATATCCCCCTTGATATTGTTTATGAGGATCAAGATGTAATCGTAGTCAATAAACCTAAAGGTATGGTTGTCCATCCATCTGCGGGTCATAATAGTGGCACCCTCGTAAATGCTTTGTTGTACCATTGCCAGGATTTATCGGGCATTAATGGAGTTATGCGGCCTGGCATTGTTCACCGCATTGATAAAGATACAAGCGGGTTGTTAATGGTTGCTAAGAATGACAAAGCTCATACCTCACTAGCCGAGCAGCTTTCCGATAAAAGTGTAGAGCGTAAGTATGTGGCGCTTGTTTCAGGCGTAATTCATCACGAATACGGAACGATTGATGCTCCTATTGGAAGAGACCCAAAAGACCGCCAGAAGATGGGGGTTGTTGAAGGTGGTAAAAATGCGGTTACACACTTTAAGGTATTAGATCGCTTTGAAGAGCATACTCTAGTAGAATGTGTGCTAGAAACAGGCCGTACTCATCAAATTCGTGTTCATATGAACTATATTGAACATCCTATTGTAGGTGATCCGAAATACGGTCCTCGAAAAACGCTCGATTTAAATGGACAAGCACTTCACGCGAAGGAACTAGGGTTTACCCACCCTTCAACAGGGGAGTACCTCCATTTCAATTCAGAACTACCGGTAGAATTAGAACAAGTGCTTGTTGATCTTACGAAATAG
- the pyrR gene encoding bifunctional pyr operon transcriptional regulator/uracil phosphoribosyltransferase PyrR, producing the protein MEKKALVLDEAAIRRGLTRVAHEILEKNKGVEGLVLVGIKTRGVPLAKRLADKISQIEGVDVPIGEVDITLYRDDLSKSEDQADPTIKGTHVNTDLTNKKVILVDDVLYTGRTVRAAMDAIMDYGRPSQVQLAVLVDRGHRELPIRADYVGKNVPTSQEEVIGVQLLESDEVDEVSIFTK; encoded by the coding sequence ATGGAAAAGAAAGCACTCGTATTAGATGAAGCAGCCATCCGGCGAGGCCTTACACGAGTTGCCCATGAAATTCTTGAGAAGAATAAAGGGGTAGAGGGTCTTGTCCTGGTTGGAATCAAAACAAGAGGGGTTCCATTAGCCAAACGACTTGCAGATAAGATCTCTCAAATTGAAGGGGTCGACGTACCGATTGGTGAAGTAGATATTACCCTTTACAGAGATGATCTTTCAAAATCAGAAGATCAAGCGGATCCTACAATTAAGGGTACACACGTTAATACGGACTTAACAAATAAGAAAGTGATTCTTGTCGATGATGTGCTTTATACCGGAAGGACGGTTCGAGCTGCAATGGATGCGATTATGGATTATGGCAGACCTTCACAAGTACAATTAGCTGTACTCGTAGACCGTGGTCACCGTGAATTGCCGATTCGTGCAGATTATGTTGGCAAAAATGTTCCTACTTCTCAGGAAGAAGTTATTGGAGTGCAACTCTTAGAATCAGATGAAGTGGATGAAGTAAGTATTTTTACAAAGTAA
- a CDS encoding solute carrier family 23 protein translates to MKKNQVNLGVREVPSIPKWIALSLQHLFAMFGATILVPFLTGLSPAVALVSSGVGTLAYMAITKGRIPAYLGSSFAFIPPIIAADQAAGVPGIMMGSLMAGLVYGVVALLIKGFGTKWIMKILPPVVVGPVIIVIGLGLASTAVDMAMNDSEGNYSLTFMMIAAVTLGLTIIASLFFKGFMNIIPVLFGITGGYLFALTQGVVDTSGIAAEWNQITSATGLVSFLGSVFQMPDFTVPFVDFTPGSVPFAEIALIMVPIAFVTIAEHIGDQMVLSKVVGQNFLEKPGLHRSIAGDGIATVLASCLGGPPNTTYGENIGVLAITKVFSVFVIGGAAVTAIFFGFIGIVTEVIGAIPSAVMGGVSILLFGIIASSGLRMLIDNNIDLGDKRNLIISSVILVIGVGGAKIQIADFEVSSMALATIVGVILNLFLPGRESAYGNGNMFKTEEQTEAEKSDDSAA, encoded by the coding sequence ATGAAAAAGAATCAAGTTAATTTAGGAGTAAGGGAAGTGCCAAGCATACCGAAATGGATCGCATTAAGTCTGCAGCATTTATTCGCGATGTTTGGAGCCACCATTTTGGTCCCATTTCTTACAGGGTTGTCTCCGGCTGTTGCACTGGTATCAAGTGGTGTAGGAACCCTTGCCTATATGGCGATCACAAAAGGAAGAATACCAGCTTATCTTGGTTCTAGCTTCGCCTTTATACCTCCCATTATAGCAGCGGACCAGGCAGCAGGTGTGCCAGGGATTATGATGGGAAGCTTGATGGCCGGTCTAGTGTACGGAGTTGTAGCATTACTGATTAAAGGGTTTGGTACGAAGTGGATTATGAAGATCTTACCTCCTGTAGTAGTAGGTCCTGTTATTATCGTTATTGGGCTTGGGTTAGCATCAACAGCAGTTGATATGGCCATGAACGACAGTGAAGGAAATTATTCTTTAACATTTATGATGATCGCCGCAGTAACTCTTGGCTTAACGATTATAGCATCACTGTTCTTTAAAGGATTTATGAATATTATACCTGTACTCTTCGGAATTACAGGTGGCTACTTGTTCGCTTTAACACAAGGGGTAGTGGATACGAGCGGAATTGCTGCGGAATGGAATCAAATCACCTCAGCGACAGGCTTGGTAAGCTTTCTTGGCAGTGTGTTTCAAATGCCCGACTTTACGGTGCCATTTGTAGACTTTACGCCTGGATCAGTCCCGTTTGCAGAAATTGCTCTTATTATGGTGCCGATTGCTTTTGTAACTATCGCTGAACACATTGGAGATCAAATGGTCCTCTCGAAAGTGGTAGGTCAGAACTTCTTAGAAAAGCCAGGACTCCATCGCTCGATCGCCGGTGACGGGATCGCCACTGTCCTTGCTTCATGTTTAGGAGGCCCCCCAAATACCACTTACGGAGAAAACATTGGTGTACTAGCCATAACGAAAGTATTTAGTGTCTTTGTTATAGGAGGAGCAGCAGTAACGGCTATCTTCTTCGGATTTATCGGAATTGTAACTGAGGTAATAGGTGCCATCCCATCAGCAGTTATGGGCGGAGTCTCCATCTTACTTTTCGGAATCATAGCCTCAAGTGGCTTACGGATGTTGATTGATAACAACATTGACCTGGGTGATAAACGAAACTTAATTATTTCCTCAGTAATTTTAGTCATCGGTGTCGGAGGAGCGAAAATTCAAATCGCTGATTTCGAAGTCTCCTCAATGGCACTAGCAACGATTGTAGGTGTGATCTTAAATCTCTTTTTACCAGGTAGAGAATCAGCCTATGGAAATGGCAACATGTTCAAAACAGAAGAGCAAACAGAAGCTGAAAAATCAGATGATTCAGCTGCCTAA
- a CDS encoding aspartate carbamoyltransferase catalytic subunit, giving the protein MKHILTMNDLSNEEIYGVLTRAKEWKGKQVPIVQDRPTFVANLFFEPSTRTKMSFEVAEKRLGFNVLDFSPESSSLQKGETLYDTVRTAQAIGASAVVIRHPKEGYYHELVNGVSIPILNGGDGKGEHPSQCLLDLYTIYEEFGTFENVHVVISGDVKHSRVARSNAYALHRLGAEVSLSGPDEWKDNTLPFPYIQIDQAVEQADALMLLRIQNERHAKQVNQSHYLEEHGLTLARERRMKRESIILHPAPVNRGVEMEDELVETKRSRIFTQMENGVYVRMAMLQAALQEGGELDAYTTEEHTHLTK; this is encoded by the coding sequence ATGAAACATATTCTTACCATGAATGATTTATCAAATGAGGAAATCTATGGGGTGTTAACACGAGCGAAAGAATGGAAAGGGAAGCAAGTTCCCATAGTTCAGGATAGACCTACATTTGTAGCCAATCTATTCTTTGAACCTAGTACAAGGACTAAAATGAGTTTCGAAGTTGCTGAGAAACGCTTAGGTTTCAATGTGCTAGATTTTTCTCCAGAAAGTTCAAGTTTACAAAAAGGTGAAACGCTTTACGATACGGTTCGAACAGCCCAGGCAATAGGTGCTTCAGCCGTAGTGATCCGCCATCCTAAAGAAGGATACTACCATGAGCTTGTTAACGGGGTGTCCATCCCGATCTTAAACGGCGGGGATGGAAAGGGGGAGCATCCATCACAGTGTTTACTAGATCTGTACACCATTTATGAAGAGTTTGGAACGTTTGAAAATGTGCACGTCGTAATTTCTGGAGATGTCAAACATAGCCGTGTAGCCCGTTCGAATGCTTATGCTTTGCATCGATTAGGGGCTGAGGTGAGTTTGTCAGGTCCAGACGAATGGAAAGACAACACCCTTCCTTTTCCTTATATACAGATTGATCAGGCTGTCGAACAAGCGGATGCTCTGATGCTTTTACGTATTCAGAATGAACGACATGCCAAACAAGTGAATCAGTCCCATTATCTAGAAGAGCACGGGCTCACACTTGCTCGTGAAAGGCGAATGAAACGAGAGAGTATTATCTTACATCCCGCTCCTGTGAACAGAGGAGTTGAAATGGAAGATGAATTAGTAGAAACAAAACGCTCACGTATTTTTACTCAAATGGAGAACGGCGTTTATGTAAGAATGGCCATGTTACAAGCGGCATTACAAGAAGGAGGAGAATTGGATGCGTACACTACTGAAGAACATACACACCTTACAAAGTAA
- a CDS encoding dihydroorotase, which yields MRTLLKNIHTLQSNEKTNLIIEGNTIQGFTTEEIEADQIIDGKGKIVAPGFVDVHIHLREPGGEAKETIETGTRAAARGGFTTVCAMPNTRPVPDCDKHMNALNDKIKTDAAVRVLPYASITTRQLGSELVDMKTLKELGAFAFTDDGVGVQSANMMLEAMKQASALNMAVVAHCEDNNLIQGGVMHNGRRSEELNLPGIPSICESVQIARDVLLAEATGCHYHVCHVSTKESVRVIRDAKRAGIPVTAEVTPHHLLLTEEDIPGDDALFKMNPPLRAKEDQLALIEGLEDGTIDFIATDHAPHTEEEKNGGFLSAPFGIVGLETAFSLLNTYFVKTGRFTLGQLVDWMSVKPARVFGLTYGTLKEGAPADLVLLDPDKAGVIDKRVFASKGTNTPFDGWDITGEVELTMVDGEVIWKGEDLYETTTNS from the coding sequence ATGCGTACACTACTGAAGAACATACACACCTTACAAAGTAATGAAAAGACAAACCTAATCATCGAGGGAAACACGATTCAAGGATTTACAACTGAAGAGATAGAGGCAGATCAAATTATAGATGGTAAAGGAAAAATAGTTGCCCCAGGATTTGTAGATGTACACATCCATTTACGTGAGCCAGGTGGCGAGGCGAAAGAGACGATAGAAACCGGGACAAGAGCCGCAGCTCGAGGGGGCTTCACTACGGTATGTGCCATGCCTAATACAAGACCGGTTCCAGATTGTGATAAACATATGAACGCCTTAAACGACAAAATTAAAACCGATGCTGCGGTCAGGGTCTTGCCATATGCTTCTATAACCACAAGACAGCTTGGATCTGAGTTAGTGGATATGAAGACGCTAAAAGAACTTGGCGCTTTTGCCTTCACAGATGATGGAGTTGGCGTGCAATCGGCAAATATGATGCTAGAAGCAATGAAACAAGCATCTGCATTGAATATGGCTGTTGTAGCACACTGTGAGGACAATAATCTAATTCAAGGTGGCGTGATGCACAATGGGAGAAGAAGTGAAGAATTAAATCTTCCTGGAATTCCTTCTATATGTGAATCTGTTCAAATCGCTCGAGATGTCTTGCTCGCGGAAGCTACGGGCTGTCACTACCATGTCTGTCATGTAAGTACGAAAGAATCGGTGCGTGTCATCCGTGACGCTAAAAGGGCTGGAATTCCTGTAACGGCTGAAGTTACCCCACATCATCTTCTTTTAACAGAAGAGGATATACCAGGAGACGATGCGCTCTTTAAAATGAATCCTCCTCTCCGAGCTAAAGAAGATCAGTTAGCCCTTATAGAAGGATTAGAAGATGGAACGATTGATTTTATTGCCACAGACCATGCACCCCATACCGAAGAAGAGAAAAACGGCGGTTTTCTAAGTGCGCCATTTGGGATTGTTGGGCTTGAAACGGCATTCTCTCTCTTAAACACTTATTTTGTGAAAACAGGACGCTTTACTCTTGGCCAATTAGTCGATTGGATGAGTGTAAAGCCCGCTCGAGTGTTTGGGTTGACGTATGGCACTCTTAAAGAAGGAGCTCCAGCTGACTTGGTACTGTTAGATCCAGATAAAGCAGGTGTGATAGACAAAAGAGTTTTTGCATCGAAAGGGACGAATACGCCTTTTGATGGTTGGGACATAACAGGTGAGGTTGAATTAACCATGGTTGATGGAGAAGTGATTTGGAAAGGGGAGGACTTATATGAAACGACAACTAATTCTTGA
- a CDS encoding carbamoyl phosphate synthase small subunit, producing MKRQLILEDGTTFVGEALGSDILTSGEVVFNTGMTGYQEILSDPSYCGQIVTLTYPLIGNYGINREDFETINPSVSGLIVKEACSHPSNFRSEDTIHDYLKARGIPGITGVDTRKLTKKIREFGTMKGAFASVEESPEEVAASLRDEQFSTDQVKKVSTVKPYVVPGRGERIVLVDFGMKHGILREFTKRNSHVTVVPYNTTAEEIMQLKPDGVMLSNGPGDPKDVPEAVEMVQGLLGRIPLFGICLGHQLFALACGADTSKMKFGHRGSNHPVKDIATGRVYMTSQNHGYAVEEDSIKETELQISQYALNDGTVEGLFHPNFSAFSVQYHPESAPGPEDSNGLFDEFLLAVKRDKRRERVVCQSVQI from the coding sequence ATGAAACGACAACTAATTCTTGAAGACGGAACAACTTTTGTAGGTGAAGCACTTGGAAGTGACATTCTTACAAGTGGGGAGGTCGTCTTTAATACAGGAATGACAGGGTATCAAGAAATTCTTTCCGATCCATCATATTGTGGTCAAATCGTCACCTTAACCTATCCTCTTATCGGAAACTATGGGATCAACCGCGAAGACTTCGAAACGATTAATCCATCTGTTAGCGGGCTGATTGTGAAAGAAGCTTGTTCTCACCCTAGTAATTTTCGCTCTGAAGATACTATCCATGATTATCTGAAAGCTAGAGGCATTCCAGGCATCACTGGTGTTGATACACGTAAATTAACTAAGAAAATTCGTGAGTTCGGGACGATGAAGGGAGCTTTCGCCTCCGTGGAGGAGTCTCCTGAAGAAGTGGCAGCATCCTTACGCGATGAGCAGTTCAGCACGGATCAAGTGAAAAAGGTTTCCACCGTTAAGCCTTACGTCGTTCCAGGTCGTGGAGAGCGTATCGTACTTGTAGACTTTGGGATGAAGCACGGAATCTTAAGGGAATTTACAAAGCGAAACAGTCATGTAACGGTTGTTCCTTATAACACAACAGCAGAAGAAATTATGCAGTTAAAACCAGATGGCGTCATGCTCTCAAACGGGCCTGGGGATCCAAAGGATGTACCAGAAGCTGTGGAGATGGTGCAGGGATTGCTTGGAAGAATTCCTTTGTTTGGGATATGTCTCGGCCACCAGCTCTTTGCACTGGCTTGTGGTGCAGATACGAGCAAGATGAAATTTGGACACAGAGGTTCAAATCACCCGGTAAAAGATATCGCAACAGGCCGTGTATACATGACTAGTCAAAACCACGGATATGCGGTCGAAGAGGATTCAATTAAAGAAACCGAATTACAAATTAGTCAATATGCGCTGAACGATGGAACAGTTGAAGGACTCTTTCATCCAAACTTTTCAGCCTTTTCTGTCCAGTATCATCCAGAGAGTGCACCAGGTCCTGAGGATTCAAACGGATTATTTGATGAGTTTTTACTAGCGGTAAAACGTGACAAAAGAAGGGAGCGAGTTGTATGCCAAAGCGTACAGATATAA